From Balneola sp. MJW-20:
ATCTGCGCTACTCAGAACCAGCCGGGAGGTTGAAAACAGCTATCTGACTCGTTTGTGGGATAATAAAGCCTTTAGTGCTCCTGATAAGGAAAAAGTGATTACGTCTTTTGCTGACCGCATCAGTCCCATTTTCACCTACACCGTACTTGCAATTGCATTGACCTCCGGAATATGGTGGCTGCAGTCGGGAATGGAACAGGCACTCTCCGTATTTACTGCCGTCCTGATCATTGCCTGTCCGTGTGCACTGGCTCTTTCTACCCCATTTACGCTGGGATCGACATTAAATATCTTTTCCCTGAACGGGCTTTTTATCCGTAACTCGAAGCTCATCGAATCAATGGCAAATACCGATACGATCGTATTTGATAAGACCGGTACACTTACCAGTCCGGATCAAATTCAGGTTGAATATCACGGTACTGCACCTGATCCAGTGATCAGTTCTCTTCTTAAGGGAGCGTTGTCAGAATCTGTTCACCCGCTAAGCCGGTCGGTGGCTGAGTATCTGAAGCATATCAAACCTGCGAAGTCCGAACACTATAATGAATTCCCGGGCCGGGGTATACAGATAGAGAGCGAAAATCATATTATTCTTGCCGGCAACTCGGAGCTGATCAAATCAACCTGGCCTTTTCTGAAAATAACAGAGGAAGGTTCACCAGTGAGTGGTTCCGTAGTACATGTAGCTGTTGACCAACAATATCTGGGTTATTTTGAGATACGTAAGGGGTTGAGAACCGGTCTCAATGCTCTAATAGTCTCATTAAAAGATCTTTTCAGACTCTATTTACTATCTGGTGACAATTCCGCCCAGGCACCCTATTACGAACCGTATTTTGGCAAGGATCATATTCAGTTCCGGCAGTCTCCTGAGGATAAACTGAATTTCATACAGTCATTACAAAATAGTGATAAACATGTAATGATGGTCGGAGACGGGCTCAATGATGCAGGTGCCTTAAAGCAAAGTAATTTCGGGATCGCATTATCAGATGACATCAGTTCATTTTCACCCGCCTGCGATGCGATCATAGAAGGAAGTGCACTGTCTTCCTTAAATAGGTTTATAGACTTTTCAAAGACCAGCATGAAGATCATTCTGTTCAGTTTCTTTTTATCACTGCTTTATAATATTACCGGTCTATCATTTGCGGTAACAGGTCAGCTTTCCCCTCTTGTTGCTGCTATTTTAATGCCGCTTAGCTCCGTGAGTGTAATGGTCTTTACTTTCGTAACCACGCGATTCTTCGCTAAAAAGATGGGATTAAAGATATGGAAGTGATCTTTTTGCTGATAGGATTCTCGCTGGTGGTAGCTCTGATATTTCTAGGATTATTTTTTTGGGCAGTACGCACGGGTCAGTTCGATGACTCATACACTCCTTCCGTGCGAATGCTTTTTGATGAAAAACGAACTTCTAAAACTAACCAATCAAACAAAAATCAGGATGCGTGATGTCATTGGAAACCTTTAAATACGACAATAACATCGTCCGCAAATTCGGTATTGCGGCATTAATCTTTGGGGTGGTCGGATTCCTTGTGGGACTGATCATTGCTCTGAAATTGATCTTTCCAGATTTTCTGGGATTCATTCCAGAGTTGTCTTATGGCAGATTAAGGCCTTTGCATACTAATGCGGTGATCTTTGCCTTTGCAGGTAATGCGATCTTTTACGGTGTTTATTATTCACTTCCAAGGCTTTGTAAAGCCCCTATGTGGAGTGAAAAATTAAGCAATATTCATTTCTGGGGATGGCAGCTGATCATAGTATCGGCTGTACTGACTCTCCCATTTGGCATTAATACCAGTAAGGAATATGCCGAGCTGGAATGGCCTATTGATATAGCGATAACACTTATCTGGGTAGTTTTCGGGATCAATATGATCATGACTATTATGAAGCGCCGGGAGAAGCATCTGTATGTAGCCATTTGGTTCTACATTGCAACATTTGTGACCGTTGCCGTGCTGCATGTGGTCAATTCATTCGAAATGCCTGCAACGCTGCTTAAATCTTATCCGGTATATGCCGGTGTACAGGATGCACTGGTGCAATGGTGGTACGGACATAATGCAGTGGCATTCTTTCTTACCACACCCTTCCTGGGAATCATGTATTATTTTATTCCCAAAGCGGCAAATCGCCCGATCTTCTCATACCGTTTATCTATTGTTCATTTTTGGTCGCTGATTTTCATCTATATCTGGGCCGGCCCGCATCACCTGCTGTACACATCTCTTCCCGGATGGGCGCAGGCATTGGGTACGGTATTCAGCCTGATGCTAATCGCTCCGTCCTGGGGTGGTATGCTCAATGGGCTTCTGACACTTCGGGGTGCATGGGATAAAGTCCGGGAAGATCCCGTATTGAAATTTCTGGTTGTAGGGGTAACCGCTTATGGTATGGTGACTTTTGAAGGTCCGATGCTGTCGATCGCTAACGTAAATGCCATTGCCCACTATTCAGATTATATCATCGGTCACGTACACAACGGAGCCTTGTTGTGGAATGGAGGGCTTACTTTTGCGATGCTCTACTATATCACTCCACGTATCTATAAGACCAAGCTCTATTCGGTGAAACTGGCCAATGTCCATTTCTGGTTCGCCACACTGGGAGCTATATTCTACGTGATCCCCATGTATTGGGGCGGTATTACTCAGAGTTTACTCTGGAAAGAATTCACCTCTGA
This genomic window contains:
- a CDS encoding heavy metal translocating P-type ATPase metal-binding domain-containing protein, which gives rise to MLSSDIVIPDQLCYHCGESCSDTSHSYDDKHFCCNGCQVAYKILKEGDLCTYYELDRNAGVSLKKLKRREKFDYLEDQEVIHKISDFADDKHLSINLYIPGIHCASCVWLLENLSVLDEGVLKSQVNFLRRELDLLIDIRSSSLRSVVELLTTIGYQPEIRFEKLDRTDTPINKDRSLWLKMGVAGFAFGNIMLFSFPDYLNNSENSLGIEFRLIFGALNILLALPVLLYSSQDYLRSAIAAIRQGGINLDVPISIGIAALFGRSLYEILSGTGAGYMDSFTGLIFFLLIGKMIEKKTFDRLSFDRDYRSYLPIAVNRITESGQEQSVSIDKLSPGLTIRLRNQELVPCDCILESEEACMDYSFITGESEPVQVVRGDLIYAGGRISGKSALLRTSREVENSYLTRLWDNKAFSAPDKEKVITSFADRISPIFTYTVLAIALTSGIWWLQSGMEQALSVFTAVLIIACPCALALSTPFTLGSTLNIFSLNGLFIRNSKLIESMANTDTIVFDKTGTLTSPDQIQVEYHGTAPDPVISSLLKGALSESVHPLSRSVAEYLKHIKPAKSEHYNEFPGRGIQIESENHIILAGNSELIKSTWPFLKITEEGSPVSGSVVHVAVDQQYLGYFEIRKGLRTGLNALIVSLKDLFRLYLLSGDNSAQAPYYEPYFGKDHIQFRQSPEDKLNFIQSLQNSDKHVMMVGDGLNDAGALKQSNFGIALSDDISSFSPACDAIIEGSALSSLNRFIDFSKTSMKIILFSFFLSLLYNITGLSFAVTGQLSPLVAAILMPLSSVSVMVFTFVTTRFFAKKMGLKIWK
- the ccoS gene encoding cbb3-type cytochrome oxidase assembly protein CcoS produces the protein MEVIFLLIGFSLVVALIFLGLFFWAVRTGQFDDSYTPSVRMLFDEKRTSKTNQSNKNQDA
- the ccoN gene encoding cytochrome-c oxidase, cbb3-type subunit I — protein: MSLETFKYDNNIVRKFGIAALIFGVVGFLVGLIIALKLIFPDFLGFIPELSYGRLRPLHTNAVIFAFAGNAIFYGVYYSLPRLCKAPMWSEKLSNIHFWGWQLIIVSAVLTLPFGINTSKEYAELEWPIDIAITLIWVVFGINMIMTIMKRREKHLYVAIWFYIATFVTVAVLHVVNSFEMPATLLKSYPVYAGVQDALVQWWYGHNAVAFFLTTPFLGIMYYFIPKAANRPIFSYRLSIVHFWSLIFIYIWAGPHHLLYTSLPGWAQALGTVFSLMLIAPSWGGMLNGLLTLRGAWDKVREDPVLKFLVVGVTAYGMVTFEGPMLSIANVNAIAHYSDYIIGHVHNGALLWNGGLTFAMLYYITPRIYKTKLYSVKLANVHFWFATLGAIFYVIPMYWGGITQSLLWKEFTSEGLLRYPNFLETVVQLIPMYALRAIGGSLFIVGAVTGTYNLFKTTRQGLFTATEEDSAPAVIDPAAGHTEKWHRRLESRPIQFTALVLVAILIGGIIEYVPTVLVDSNIPTIASVKPYTPLEVEGRDIYIAEGCNGCHSQMIRPFRSETERYGEYSKAGEFVYDHPFLWGSKRTGPDLHRIGGKYPDSWHLRHMYDPTSTSPGSIMPAYPWMLEKDMDYETIPERINALRAVGVPYAEGYEDLAVRDMRAQAEQITSELKANGFDQIDGIQVTSDKQIIAMIAYLQRLGIDIKGDANPWDALPSSTRIGANIEEE